Within the Musa acuminata AAA Group cultivar baxijiao chromosome BXJ2-9, Cavendish_Baxijiao_AAA, whole genome shotgun sequence genome, the region TGATATAATAGAGAATATTTTTTATCGAGATAAACTTTTTctattgatattattatttacttgtattataaataaataatctttGTTGGTAAAATACCAACAATGAAAACAATCAGTAAGCGCATAGAtacaaatataaattaattttttctaattttttcacTCATAAAACTCAAAGTTTCGATTTCTTAATGAATATCTTCTGACTTAAGAATAGGGAGTTCAATGATATTAATTTGGATAAAACGATATCGTTGAATTTGAAAACATGATCATGAGATCTCTGATAACTTTGCAACATTTTGCGTTAACGAAATTATATTTGTGCTGTTTATAATTGATAGAAAAAGAGGAAATgacccaaattacaaaaataaaagataaaaaaagcagGTAGCCGTTCTTTTCGATCAAACGGCCACGATATCTTCAGAGACCGATCGCCATCTGATCGTGATTCGGAAGGACGAGGGCGCTCTGGTAATTTCACATCTTACCACGCATACTCTATAGGTCCGCCTGCGGTTTGCGAGAACTCACCCTCGCGCAAAGGTCCAGAAGAGCCGCAAGCCAAGGTAACCTTCCCCAATCATTCCGCAATTGTTGCTTAGGAAATTTCAATTGTCGCAATCCTGATCTTAATAACTCTCTCGTAATCGTGGTTGTGTCTGATCTCATTGAGCAATCGCCCAATTCAATTTTCGGAATCTTTTAGGGCACCGTTCTTTTCTTTTGTCGATTTGATCGGTACCATTTTCCGATCATCCCCTTGCATATCTTGGATCTTGGTGTGGTTTCTCGTTATACCGTGGGTACTGCGATCAAATTTTAGTTCAAGAAAGAATCTTGATTTGCGATCTTGGTTTTCTGGACTCTGGCTCCTCGTCTTCCTTCTTTATTTGTATGAATTTTTGGATCTATTGTTTGATCATGGGTTTTAGGGTTCCATTTCATCGAGTGGAAGAGAAGGATGGATCAATTGGACATGGGATATCTGGAGGACGAGGATTCTCCAGTCATGAAGACGTTTAAGGCTGCGACGACGGGATTAGTGGCAGGGACCATTTGGGGCACCATTGTTGCTACTTGGCATGATGTGCCTCGTGTCGAGAGGAACGTTGCTCTTCCGGGGTTGATAAGAACATTGAAGCTGTGCGGGAACTATGGGCTCACCTTTGCTGCCGTCGGTGGACTGTACATCGGTGTGGAGCAGTTGGTGCAAAAGCAAAGGATGAAGAGGGATTTCATAAATGGTGCTGTGGGCGCTTTTGTTGCTGGAGCAACTGTTTATGGTTTTAGAGGTACCATTTTTCTCTATTTTCATCTAGCGCTAGAATGTAGAACGTAAGCTCGCCGTCTTCCTTCATATATCTGTGGTCTGAGTGGCTCTTGTCATGACATtactgaaaattttaattttccacaATGGTTCTATTAGTAGATAGTAGCCGTAACACACACTGCATCTTGATTTTCTCTGGGAAATATGGTCTCGGAAATTTCTTGTTATTGAACCTTGGTTGGCATATCTGTTGTCTACCTGAAGAACATATTTTTCTGACATTTGTGTTAATGTGTTACTTTTCTTGGAAACCTTGGTTGTTCTTAAGCTTGGCTGCAAAAGTGAGTGCTCTAGTCGTCAATCTTGAGGTTATTTAACATGGTGCTGGAGCATTTTATCACGTTATGCAATTGATCACCCATGAATCCATTAAGCTAACTGTCTAAATGCTTTCCTACTTGAATTTTGATAGACCATATATATGGATTGATACTAGGTTCTTTAATGACCTTTTCGTTGAGTACATTTTTAAGTTGTTTTGTTTGAACTATCTTGCACCACCCGAGACATAAAATATCACATGCTTTGTGCGTAATACAAACCATGGTTTCAAGTATCAGTTTCAAATTTATGTAAGCTGTGGAATTTCAATTGTGACCTTTTTAGGATGAATTACAGTAGTTCCAGCTGAGATTCAGGAAGACTAAAAAATGAACAAACTAAACTAGTTAGACCTCACTAGGTGAAAAATCTGCACTGAATTTTGTTTTTGCTAAATTAAGATTTAATACCTTGAAAATAAAGATCTGGTTATGTAATGTAGAAATAGATGCTCTTCTATATGGAGGTACATATACAGATATACTTATATATCAATAAAGTATATGCCAAGTGAAGTATCATGTTGTAATATACTAGTGTTTTTTAAAGAAATTTGTATCCAAAACATGGCTACTGATCACTTGTTTTGATTTGCATGGTCTTGACAATTCTAAAAATATTTGATAGTGAGTTAATCTCTTGCCAGCCGAGATAACTGATCAAGAAAACATCAAAAGTAAAGCCAACGTACACATTAACCTTAATTAGTTTGTTCACTTGGAACACAAAACTTTGGCCaaagttctaaacttagacttGACTCTGGACCATAACTAGTCAAAGTTGATTGAAACTTCAAAGGTACTTTACTTCCTGATTGACTAAATAAATTGGTGTCAGCTGAACATAAAACCTCAGTACAGGACCATATGATATATATCTATTGATGCAGCTTCTATAGGTTATCTGATTTTTCAAGCTGGCTAGCTTCTTTTGTTGCTAGAGGACCAGTATGAAGAATTTCATTCATATCGTGGCATGTTTGATTAAAACAGCATGCTGTTGTTTGGTTAGTGCCCACTTTCCACCGAAATAGTTGTTATAGCTAGCCTACTATTTATCACTTATAATGATCCTCCAATGCTTATCCATCTTGCTAGCTTAATGGTTTTTGATTGTAGATGTATTTTGCTTTAGTTGTCAAACTTGTGCTCAGGTCTGCATCTTTTGGTTATAGATGGTTTTAATTGGAGATGTATTTAACATGCATTTGTTTCTGTATCTTTTCTAGTGACTTTAATAAAATACTATTTGATCCAGAATGTTATGGCAGTTGACCACAAAATTGGTTCTTGAAGTTGTGTGTTATGAACTGTATATGTTGAAgaaatcataaagcatttttttcACTTAGGAGTTATGgtatgatttaaaatattatagaGTAAAAGGTCCATATAGCTGACCCAAATAGTTTGGATATTGTAAACTTGTTGTTGTCATCATAATATTTCCACGCCAAAGCTATTTAATAATGTAAACAGATTTTCAGGCTGTAGTTTATGAATTTTGCATCAGTATTAATAACTGTTTTGTGAGTAGGAGTGTAATGTCAAGATGCTATCTGATTGTTTCTTGGTGATTTGCAAAGATATCTACACATAATTTCCTTTAGTTTGTTCTTTTGACTCGGACTTGTTACCATTACCATAATGTGTCCTTGCTCCGATAGGAGATAAAAGTTTACTGAATCTATGTTATCTGTTTCTTGGGACTATCCTGGAGAAAAGGCATAATATGAGTCTTTTTCTGATGTGTAATATCCATGCTTTATTATCATTTTGCTTGAGATAACCCAGTTTACCTGATGTGTATTTCATCCGATGTTCAGGCAGGAGCATTCAAACAGCTCTCACTGGGGGATCAGCTCTTGCATTTACTTCTGCTGTTCTGGACATCGGAGTGCGCACGACAAGAATCGATAACGGGAAGGTGTATGCCCCGGTTACTATCGAGAAAAGACCTGCTGATAGCTAATTTCTCGTAAAAGGTGTTCAGCATCTGGCGACCACCGCAACCGAAATGGGGCTCCTGCCATCTAGTTTGTGTTCTGAACTAATTTTAATTTGTTCTATCCAAAGGAATATTACCTTGCTGCTGTTCTCAGTACCTACGCTTTGTCTGTGAAACCAAAGTGGAGGAAACTGCGAAATAAGCCAGTCCTGGTGTTGTTTTGGTTGATGACTATGCTAGACTTCCTTGAGATAAATTTTCTGGTGTTTGTTGCTGAGCAGTGGAGATGATTTCTCGTTTCACTGCTAAACTAAATCGTGGAATAAATTTGAGAGTAGCACATCTACACAGCAAGCTGTTGAGTAATTATCAGACTCGTCATGCGTAGCAACAACCCAGTGATGGGAAGGTGCAACATGCCGTGTCTTTGGTCTTTGCTAAGTTACGACCACAGTGAATGAGACTCGAGGGTAAGAATTGTTAGCTCACACGTACTGTGTGCTGCATATAATCCATATGACACAGTAATTCCTCCTCTTGTTTCGATCCTCTTATGAGGCTTCACAGTAACTTTTG harbors:
- the LOC135622974 gene encoding outer envelope pore protein 16-3, chloroplastic/mitochondrial-like, translated to MDQLDMGYLEDEDSPVMKTFKAATTGLVAGTIWGTIVATWHDVPRVERNVALPGLIRTLKLCGNYGLTFAAVGGLYIGVEQLVQKQRMKRDFINGAVGAFVAGATVYGFRGRSIQTALTGGSALAFTSAVLDIGVRTTRIDNGKVYAPVTIEKRPADS